A genomic window from Micromonospora sp. WMMA1947 includes:
- a CDS encoding class I SAM-dependent methyltransferase, with the protein MAEPPTGTSSHRAQAHGRHANHRRYHDGAEVDGYVDDPYHRVRRAVAARLMAEGVTGRGPVLELGCGPRGMLDPAALPGPVVLADTAEAALRTARAAAGGRGPAVCLDATRGLPFRAGSFAGLLAGELIEHVYDPLALLRECHRVLAPGGLLVLTTPNLAPVQDRLAFLAGRAPRQVDPLHPYLWLHIRPFTASLLRRTLRRAGFTPVALRSNEVGWRLPGGRWVASRRLARAAPGLGGSLICAARRQGGPPPAGNRM; encoded by the coding sequence ATGGCCGAGCCGCCGACCGGGACGTCGTCGCACCGCGCGCAGGCGCACGGCAGGCACGCCAACCACCGCCGCTACCACGACGGCGCCGAGGTCGACGGGTACGTCGACGACCCGTACCACCGGGTGCGCCGCGCGGTCGCGGCCCGGCTGATGGCCGAGGGGGTGACCGGCCGCGGACCGGTGCTGGAACTGGGCTGCGGGCCGCGCGGCATGCTCGACCCGGCCGCGCTGCCCGGCCCGGTGGTGCTGGCCGACACGGCCGAGGCGGCGCTGCGCACGGCCCGCGCGGCGGCCGGTGGACGGGGGCCGGCGGTCTGCCTGGACGCCACCCGCGGGCTGCCGTTCCGGGCGGGCAGCTTCGCCGGGCTGCTCGCCGGGGAGCTGATCGAGCACGTGTACGACCCCCTCGCACTGCTGCGGGAGTGCCACCGGGTGCTGGCGCCCGGCGGCCTGCTGGTGCTCACCACCCCGAACCTGGCGCCGGTGCAGGACCGGTTGGCGTTCCTCGCCGGCCGGGCGCCGCGCCAGGTCGACCCGCTGCACCCCTATCTGTGGCTGCACATCCGTCCGTTCACCGCCTCGCTGCTGCGCCGCACGCTGCGCCGGGCCGGTTTCACGCCGGTGGCGCTGCGGTCCAACGAGGTCGGCTGGCGGCTGCCGGGCGGCCGGTGGGTGGCGTCGCGCCGGCTGGCCCGCGCCGCACCCGGGCTGGGCGGTTCGCTGATCTGCGCCGCCCGCCGGCAGGGCGGACCGCCACCGGCCGGAAACAGGATGTGA
- a CDS encoding inositol monophosphatase family protein produces MDVEPSRGGPDLRDAHRFAVEAAQAAGRLLRRGTRGEVRARAKNDTGDLVTDLDLAAERLIVDRIRARWPEHGVIAEEGGEYAPDTTWAWLVDPLDGTNNVAIGLPAYVVGIALCDNGSPVLGVVHDPVAGRTWSAVRGRGAFVHASGPAARPLRAAQRPVPSAPVLAWTQGHEVRRDDSTARALKVVLDTSARRVLQLWAPLLSWVMLARGDIDGIVGYRPEAVDLPAGMLLAAEAGMAVRALDGGTFDDRYGCPADRRSFVAGPPETIDRLVKLVTAAQWIEPQVRRLTPVGLGSVGW; encoded by the coding sequence ATGGACGTGGAGCCGAGCAGAGGCGGGCCCGACCTGCGCGACGCGCACCGCTTCGCGGTGGAGGCCGCCCAGGCGGCGGGCCGCCTGCTGCGCCGGGGCACCCGGGGGGAGGTGCGCGCCCGGGCCAAGAACGACACCGGTGACCTGGTGACCGACCTCGACCTGGCCGCCGAGCGGCTGATCGTCGACCGGATCCGGGCCCGCTGGCCGGAGCACGGCGTGATCGCCGAGGAGGGCGGCGAGTACGCCCCGGACACCACCTGGGCGTGGCTCGTCGACCCGCTCGACGGCACCAACAACGTCGCGATCGGACTGCCCGCGTACGTGGTGGGGATCGCCCTGTGCGACAACGGCTCGCCGGTGCTCGGCGTCGTGCACGACCCGGTCGCCGGCCGGACCTGGTCGGCGGTGCGCGGCCGGGGCGCGTTCGTGCACGCGTCCGGCCCGGCCGCGCGGCCGCTGCGCGCCGCGCAGCGTCCAGTGCCGTCCGCGCCCGTGCTGGCCTGGACCCAGGGGCATGAGGTACGCCGGGACGACAGCACCGCCCGGGCGCTGAAGGTGGTGCTCGACACCAGCGCCCGCCGGGTGCTGCAACTGTGGGCGCCGCTGCTGTCGTGGGTGATGCTGGCCCGCGGCGACATCGACGGCATCGTCGGCTACCGCCCCGAGGCGGTCGACCTGCCGGCCGGGATGCTGCTCGCCGCCGAGGCCGGCATGGCGGTGCGCGCGCTCGACGGCGGCACGTTCGACGACAGGTACGGCTGCCCGGCGGACCGGCGCAGCTTCGTGGCCGGGCCGCCGGAGACCATCGACCGGCTGGTCAAGCTGGTCACCGCGGCACAGTGGATCGAACCGCAGGTGCGCCGCCTCACCCCTGTCGGTCTCGGCTCGGTCGGCTGGTGA
- a CDS encoding NAD(P)H-binding protein — protein sequence MTAQILVTGGTGTIGRHVVPLLRAAGHPVRVLSRRGGQPGDGVSHVTADLLTGTDLAPALRGVSTVLHLAGGAKGDDRATAHLVRAARRAGVTHLVHISVTGADRVPLAWTRSKLGAERAVTESGVPWTVLRAAQVHDLVHTMLTAMTRLPVVPVPGGLRLQPVDAAEVAARLAELTLGAPAGLVPDLAGPDTHGIGDLLTGYLSATGKRRARLPVRIPGRAGRAYREGANLARPGAARGVRTWADFLAGRAPSRPVA from the coding sequence ATGACCGCACAGATCCTGGTCACCGGCGGCACCGGCACGATCGGCCGGCACGTCGTACCGCTGCTGCGCGCCGCCGGACACCCGGTACGCGTGCTCAGCCGGCGCGGCGGACAGCCCGGCGACGGCGTCAGCCACGTGACCGCCGACCTGCTCACCGGCACCGACCTCGCCCCCGCCCTGCGGGGGGTGTCCACGGTGCTGCACCTGGCCGGCGGCGCGAAGGGCGACGACCGTGCCACCGCCCACCTGGTCCGGGCCGCGCGCCGAGCCGGCGTGACGCATCTGGTGCACATCTCGGTGACCGGCGCCGACCGGGTGCCGCTGGCCTGGACGCGGTCCAAGCTGGGCGCCGAGCGCGCGGTGACGGAGTCCGGCGTCCCGTGGACGGTGCTGCGCGCCGCGCAGGTCCACGACCTGGTGCACACCATGCTGACGGCGATGACGAGACTGCCGGTGGTGCCGGTGCCGGGCGGCCTGCGGTTGCAGCCGGTCGACGCGGCCGAGGTGGCGGCCCGGCTGGCCGAGCTGACGCTGGGCGCGCCCGCCGGGCTGGTGCCGGACCTGGCCGGGCCGGACACCCACGGCATCGGCGACCTGCTGACCGGCTACCTGAGCGCTACCGGGAAGCGCCGGGCGCGGCTCCCGGTACGCATCCCCGGGCGGGCCGGCCGTGCGTACCGGGAGGGCGCGAACCTGGCCCGGCCCGGTGCAGCGAGAGGCGTGCGGACCTGGGCCGACTTCCTGGCCGGGCGGGCGCCGTCGCGGCCGGTCGCCTGA
- the sigJ gene encoding RNA polymerase sigma factor SigJ → MATRLAERFEEERPRLRAVAYRLLGSLTDAEDAVQETWLRLSRTDATTVDNLDAWLTTVVARVSLNTLRSRAARREDPLDVRLPDPVVDTGAGDPAHAAVLADSVGLALLVVLDTLAPAERLAFVLHDMFGVPFDEIGPLVDRSPAAARQLASRARRRVRGQAPVPDPDLARQRAVVDAFLAAARDGDLDALIAVLHPDAVLRSDAGTARSRHTVVFSGATTVAAQATTFGRLFPYARPVLVNGAAGVLVSAGDRALSVMAFTVTGGRIAAVDVIADPRRLAALGLAG, encoded by the coding sequence GTGGCCACCCGGCTGGCGGAGCGGTTCGAGGAGGAGCGGCCGCGGCTGCGCGCCGTGGCGTACCGGCTGCTCGGGTCGCTCACCGACGCCGAGGACGCGGTGCAGGAGACCTGGCTGCGGCTGTCCCGTACCGACGCGACCACCGTCGACAACCTGGACGCCTGGCTCACCACGGTGGTCGCCCGGGTCAGCCTCAACACGCTGCGGTCCCGCGCCGCCCGCCGGGAGGACCCGCTGGACGTACGCCTGCCCGACCCGGTGGTGGACACCGGCGCCGGCGACCCGGCGCACGCCGCGGTGCTCGCCGACTCGGTGGGGCTGGCGCTGCTGGTGGTGCTGGACACGCTGGCCCCGGCCGAGCGGCTCGCGTTCGTGCTGCACGACATGTTCGGCGTGCCGTTCGACGAGATCGGCCCGCTCGTCGACCGCTCACCGGCGGCGGCACGGCAGCTCGCGAGCCGGGCCCGCCGACGGGTACGCGGACAGGCGCCCGTACCCGATCCGGACCTGGCCCGTCAGCGGGCCGTGGTGGACGCGTTCCTCGCCGCCGCCCGCGACGGCGACCTCGACGCGCTGATCGCGGTGCTGCACCCGGACGCGGTGCTGCGCTCCGACGCCGGGACCGCCCGCTCCCGCCACACTGTCGTGTTCAGCGGCGCGACGACCGTGGCGGCACAGGCCACCACGTTCGGCCGCCTGTTCCCGTACGCCCGGCCGGTGCTCGTCAACGGCGCCGCCGGGGTGCTGGTGAGCGCCGGGGACCGCGCGCTGTCGGTGATGGCGTTCACCGTCACCGGCGGACGGATCGCCGCCGTGGACGTGATCGCCGACCCGCGCCGCCTGGCCGCGCTCGGTCTCGCCGGCTGA
- a CDS encoding GNAT family N-acetyltransferase, with translation MTAAHTLHFFADPEEFLDAAEAYLAADPVVNTVVASVTRRMAARRAEGVAVPEDDWWLVVRDASGAVVGAAMRTAPFPPRPPFLLPMPPEAAVALARAWHRRGERVRAVNGALPAARACADEVVRLDGGRVAVAQHTRLHVLDQLTPPAPVPGALRTATADEVDLVAAWFAAFTADADEQAGRPPGTSAHETPDRAELLRRIRDGRVWFWTDESGAPVHLTAANPPSFGVARVGPVYTPPGQRGRGWAGNAVAEVCRLLTAEGARVCLFTDQANPVSNRLYARLGFRPVVDMANLVLVD, from the coding sequence ATGACCGCCGCGCACACCCTGCACTTCTTCGCCGACCCGGAGGAGTTCCTCGACGCCGCCGAGGCGTACCTGGCCGCCGACCCGGTGGTCAACACCGTCGTCGCCAGCGTGACACGCCGGATGGCGGCCCGCCGCGCCGAGGGCGTCGCGGTGCCCGAGGACGACTGGTGGCTGGTGGTGCGCGACGCCTCCGGGGCGGTGGTGGGCGCCGCGATGCGTACCGCGCCGTTCCCGCCGCGACCGCCGTTCCTGCTGCCGATGCCGCCGGAGGCCGCCGTGGCGCTGGCCCGTGCGTGGCACCGGCGCGGCGAGCGGGTCCGCGCGGTGAACGGCGCGCTGCCCGCCGCGCGTGCCTGCGCCGACGAGGTCGTACGGCTCGACGGCGGCCGGGTCGCTGTGGCCCAGCACACCCGGCTGCACGTGCTCGACCAACTCACGCCGCCCGCGCCGGTGCCGGGCGCGTTGCGGACGGCCACCGCCGACGAGGTCGACCTGGTCGCCGCGTGGTTCGCCGCGTTCACGGCCGACGCCGACGAGCAGGCGGGCCGCCCGCCCGGCACCAGCGCACACGAGACGCCCGACCGCGCCGAGTTGCTGCGCCGCATCCGGGACGGGCGGGTCTGGTTCTGGACCGACGAGTCGGGGGCTCCGGTGCACCTGACCGCCGCCAACCCGCCGTCGTTCGGCGTGGCCCGCGTCGGACCGGTGTACACGCCACCCGGGCAGCGCGGACGCGGCTGGGCCGGCAACGCGGTCGCCGAGGTGTGCCGGCTGCTCACCGCCGAGGGGGCGCGGGTGTGCCTGTTCACCGACCAGGCCAACCCGGTGTCGAACCGGCTCTACGCCCGGCTCGGATTCCGGCCGGTGGTCGACATGGCCAACCTGGTTCTGGTCGACTGA
- a CDS encoding nuclear transport factor 2 family protein gives MSNAPEIVRRYFALAGQADKEPYLALFADDAVVEDEGRTHRGIDEIRAWRSGTPLVTYKITDVEQTPAGTVVTATISGGFPGSPFAGLRFRFEEYDDTHIRRLRIAP, from the coding sequence ATGAGCAACGCGCCCGAGATCGTCCGCCGCTACTTCGCGCTCGCCGGCCAGGCCGACAAGGAGCCCTACCTCGCGCTGTTCGCCGACGACGCGGTGGTCGAGGACGAAGGACGCACCCACCGCGGGATCGACGAGATCCGCGCCTGGCGCAGCGGCACGCCGCTGGTGACGTACAAGATCACCGACGTCGAGCAGACGCCGGCCGGCACGGTGGTGACGGCGACGATCAGCGGCGGCTTCCCCGGCAGCCCGTTCGCGGGGCTGCGGTTCCGGTTCGAGGAGTACGACGACACCCACATCCGCCGGCTGCGCATCGCCCCCTGA
- a CDS encoding SLC13 family permease, whose product METPGDPPNAVPDRSRWGRLHVLDWIAIGLAVLGVVFVLTGPLPRADAEATMRRIVPILIFLGTVVVLAELTAVAGVFDALATRVAVTARGSFRALFWLCVGFASVTTIALNLDTTAVLLTPVMIALARALNVPPTPLAMTTVWLANTASLLLPVSNLTNILASDRVDLDPVPWAARMWWPQLVAVAVTALLLWWWYWRPARAGADPFDPPRPYVPPDRVLYRTALAACLLFVAGILAGVEIGIASGVAAAILVVGFAVRARHRLRLALVPWRLLVFVTGLFLVVQTIGRHGLDTVMGTLIGTDPGAEGALRAGAVGALFSNAVNNLPAYLAGEAVIAADRHTQLLALLIGTNVGPLATPWASLATLIWYERCRAAGVAVPLGRFVATSAALAVLATAATVTALLVGPGA is encoded by the coding sequence GTGGAGACCCCCGGCGATCCGCCGAACGCCGTGCCCGACCGCTCCCGCTGGGGCCGCCTGCACGTGCTGGACTGGATCGCGATCGGGCTGGCCGTGCTCGGCGTGGTGTTCGTGCTCACCGGGCCGCTGCCCCGCGCCGACGCCGAGGCGACGATGCGGCGGATCGTGCCCATCCTGATCTTCCTCGGCACCGTGGTGGTGCTGGCCGAGCTGACCGCCGTGGCGGGGGTGTTCGACGCGCTCGCGACCCGGGTGGCGGTGACCGCGCGGGGCAGTTTCCGGGCCCTGTTCTGGCTCTGCGTCGGCTTCGCCTCGGTGACCACCATCGCGCTCAACCTGGACACCACGGCGGTGCTGCTCACGCCGGTGATGATCGCGCTGGCCCGGGCGCTGAACGTGCCGCCGACGCCGCTGGCCATGACGACCGTGTGGCTGGCGAACACGGCCAGCCTGCTGCTGCCGGTGTCAAACCTGACGAACATCCTGGCCAGCGACCGGGTCGACCTGGACCCGGTGCCGTGGGCGGCCCGGATGTGGTGGCCGCAGCTGGTCGCCGTCGCGGTGACCGCGCTTCTGCTGTGGTGGTGGTACTGGCGTCCGGCGCGCGCCGGGGCCGACCCGTTCGACCCGCCGCGGCCGTACGTACCGCCGGACCGGGTGCTCTACCGCACCGCGCTCGCCGCCTGCCTGCTGTTCGTCGCCGGGATCCTCGCCGGGGTGGAGATCGGCATCGCCTCCGGGGTGGCCGCCGCGATCCTGGTCGTCGGCTTCGCGGTCCGGGCCCGGCACCGGCTGCGGCTCGCGCTGGTGCCGTGGCGGCTGCTGGTCTTCGTGACCGGGCTGTTCCTGGTGGTGCAGACGATCGGCCGGCACGGCCTGGACACGGTGATGGGCACGCTCATCGGCACCGACCCGGGCGCGGAGGGGGCGCTGCGGGCGGGCGCGGTCGGCGCGCTGTTCAGCAACGCGGTGAACAACCTGCCCGCGTACCTGGCCGGCGAGGCGGTGATCGCGGCCGACCGGCACACCCAGCTGCTGGCGCTGCTGATCGGCACGAACGTGGGCCCGCTGGCCACGCCGTGGGCGTCGCTGGCGACACTGATCTGGTACGAGCGCTGCCGGGCCGCCGGGGTGGCCGTGCCGCTGGGCCGGTTCGTGGCCACCAGCGCCGCGCTCGCCGTGCTCGCCACCGCCGCCACGGTTACGGCGCTTCTTGTCGGTCCCGGCGCCTAG